In Nocardia asteroides, a single genomic region encodes these proteins:
- a CDS encoding Hsp70 family protein: MRTSLGISAGNEVVCSATVVTAPNGAQTFDYRVVSADAAHSDLGDLVTSSIELMTTQLPATHPREPVHPVGGRYPERPEPVPAEAPTSVAVAYRGKEQEQIIRAATGRQRELRMVPEFTAALTFLRHTGLLDRYGTVAVVDLGATGLTVTVADRADGAVLVAERTSVLSGNAIDELIYRHLVDQHFARRGTRPNRHTLVNRARAAKEHLSVAPAVTVDHVAGRPLKLTREDFEYLIEELLGDIAHFTATAAERAERLPEAVTVIGGGANIPAVLSALHDRLGIPVLTVPDPDAVIAKGAALVADQAQALPEAPIAAVRADTSGRTVTKVAGVLVGALVVVGLVIGYGVREFAPIADEEISPAGTTSSGGLPTTTAPPVTPTPVVAPGTTAEPPETTTPPVTVTTSQPAGPTSPTLRPDPNNPPIPFPNSLGPGLEMPSTAPARTVTPSPLPPNAQTPAQSSMPLAPPVDSGSAGGATTTAESSAPLPTLDVPR, from the coding sequence ATGCGAACATCCCTGGGGATCTCGGCAGGCAACGAGGTCGTCTGCTCCGCCACCGTCGTCACCGCGCCGAACGGCGCCCAGACCTTCGACTACCGGGTCGTCTCCGCCGACGCCGCGCACTCCGACCTCGGCGACCTGGTCACCTCGTCCATCGAGCTGATGACCACCCAGCTGCCCGCGACGCACCCGCGCGAGCCGGTGCACCCGGTCGGCGGCCGCTACCCCGAGCGGCCGGAGCCGGTTCCGGCCGAGGCGCCGACCAGCGTCGCTGTCGCCTACCGCGGCAAGGAGCAGGAGCAGATCATCCGCGCCGCCACCGGCAGGCAGCGGGAGCTGCGGATGGTTCCCGAGTTCACCGCCGCGCTCACCTTCCTGCGCCACACCGGCCTGCTCGACCGGTACGGCACCGTCGCCGTCGTCGACCTCGGCGCCACCGGGCTCACCGTCACGGTGGCCGACCGGGCCGACGGCGCGGTGCTCGTCGCCGAACGCACCTCGGTGCTGAGCGGCAACGCCATCGACGAGCTCATCTACCGGCACCTGGTCGATCAGCACTTCGCCAGGCGCGGCACCCGCCCGAACCGGCACACCCTGGTGAACCGGGCGCGCGCCGCCAAGGAGCACCTCTCGGTGGCGCCCGCGGTGACCGTCGACCACGTGGCGGGCCGCCCGCTCAAGCTGACCCGCGAGGACTTCGAGTACCTGATCGAGGAGCTGCTCGGCGACATCGCGCACTTCACCGCGACCGCGGCCGAGCGCGCGGAGCGGCTGCCGGAGGCGGTCACCGTGATCGGCGGCGGCGCCAATATCCCGGCGGTGCTCTCCGCCCTGCACGACCGGCTCGGCATCCCGGTGCTGACCGTGCCCGATCCGGACGCCGTGATCGCCAAGGGCGCCGCGCTCGTCGCCGATCAGGCGCAGGCGCTGCCGGAGGCCCCGATCGCGGCGGTGCGCGCCGACACCTCCGGCCGGACCGTGACCAAGGTGGCCGGGGTGCTGGTCGGCGCGCTGGTCGTGGTCGGGCTGGTGATCGGCTACGGGGTGCGCGAATTCGCGCCGATCGCGGACGAGGAGATCTCGCCCGCGGGCACCACGAGCAGCGGCGGGCTCCCCACCACGACCGCGCCTCCGGTCACGCCGACGCCGGTCGTCGCGCCGGGCACCACCGCCGAGCCGCCGGAGACCACCACGCCGCCGGTCACCGTCACGACCAGCCAACCGGCCGGGCCCACCTCGCCCACGCTGCGCCCGGACCCGAACAACCCGCCGATCCCGTTCCCGAACTCGCTCGGCCCCGGGCTGGAGATGCCGAGTACCGCGCCCGCCCGCACGGTCACCCCGTCCCCGCTGCCGCCGAACGCGCAGACCCCAGCCCAGAGCAGCATGCCGCTGGCACCTCCGGTCGACTCCGGCTCCGCGGGCGGAGCCACAACGACGGCGGAGAGCTCCGCTCCCCTGCCGACGCTCGACGTTCCGCGCTGA
- the groES gene encoding co-chaperone GroES: MASVNIKPLEDKILVQANEAETTTASGLVIPDTAKEKPQEGTVVAVGPGRWDDEGEKRIPLDVQEGDTVIYSKYGGTEIKYQGGEYLILSARDVLAVVTK, from the coding sequence GTGGCGAGCGTGAACATCAAGCCGCTCGAGGACAAGATCCTCGTCCAGGCCAACGAGGCCGAGACGACGACCGCCTCCGGCCTGGTCATCCCCGACACGGCGAAGGAGAAGCCGCAGGAGGGCACCGTCGTCGCCGTCGGACCCGGTCGCTGGGACGACGAGGGCGAGAAGCGCATCCCCCTGGACGTCCAGGAGGGTGACACCGTCATCTACAGCAAGTACGGCGGCACCGAGATCAAGTACCAGGGCGGGGAGTACCTCATCCTGTCGGCGCGTGACGTCCTGGCCGTCGTCACCAAGTAG
- the groL gene encoding chaperonin GroEL (60 kDa chaperone family; promotes refolding of misfolded polypeptides especially under stressful conditions; forms two stacked rings of heptamers to form a barrel-shaped 14mer; ends can be capped by GroES; misfolded proteins enter the barrel where they are refolded when GroES binds) → MPKQIEFDEKARRALERGVDKLADAVKVTLGPRGRHVVLAKAFGGPTVTNDGVTIARDIELEDPFENLGAQLVKSVATKTNDVAGDGTTTATVLAQALIRGGLKNIAAGANPIVVGAGIAKATDAVSEALLKLATPVSGEEAIAQVATVSSRDPEIGAMVGKALTTVGKDGVVTVEEASTLLTELIVTEGVQFDKGYLSPYFVTDTDAQQAVLEDAYILLHREKISSLPDLLPLLEKIAESGKPVLIIAEDVEGEALSTLVVNSIRKTIRAVAVKAPFFGDRRKAFLDDLAVVTAGTVVNPDIGIGLREAGLDVLGVARRIVVGKDETTIIDGAGTADDIAARSAQLRREIEATESDWDREKLEERLAKLAGGVAVIRVGAATETALKERKYRVDDAVAAAKAAVAEGIVPGGGTALVLAGAELEALRDSLSGDEAVGVEVVRQALRAPLYWIASNAGLDGAVVVSKVIEGKQGFNAATLTYGDLLAEGVVDPVRVTRSAVVNAASVARMVLTTESAIVEKPVADEGDHSHHGHNH, encoded by the coding sequence ATGCCAAAGCAGATCGAGTTCGACGAGAAGGCTCGCCGGGCTCTGGAACGCGGTGTCGACAAGCTCGCCGACGCCGTCAAGGTCACCCTCGGCCCGCGGGGCAGGCACGTCGTGCTCGCCAAGGCCTTCGGCGGCCCGACCGTGACCAACGACGGCGTCACGATCGCGCGCGACATCGAGCTCGAGGACCCGTTCGAGAACCTGGGCGCGCAGCTGGTGAAGAGCGTCGCGACCAAGACCAACGACGTCGCGGGTGACGGCACCACCACCGCCACCGTGCTGGCCCAGGCGCTGATCCGCGGCGGGCTGAAGAACATCGCCGCGGGCGCCAACCCGATCGTCGTCGGCGCAGGCATCGCCAAGGCGACCGACGCCGTCTCCGAGGCGCTGCTGAAGCTGGCCACCCCGGTCTCCGGTGAGGAGGCCATCGCCCAGGTCGCCACGGTCTCCTCGCGCGACCCGGAGATCGGCGCGATGGTCGGCAAGGCGCTGACCACCGTCGGCAAGGACGGCGTCGTCACCGTCGAAGAGGCGTCGACGCTGCTCACCGAGCTGATCGTCACCGAGGGGGTGCAGTTCGACAAGGGCTACCTCTCGCCCTACTTCGTCACCGACACCGACGCGCAGCAGGCCGTCCTCGAGGACGCCTACATCCTGCTGCACCGCGAGAAGATCAGCTCGCTGCCCGACCTGCTCCCGCTGCTGGAGAAGATCGCGGAGAGCGGCAAGCCCGTCCTGATCATCGCCGAGGACGTGGAGGGCGAGGCGCTCTCCACCCTGGTGGTGAACAGCATCCGCAAGACGATCAGGGCCGTCGCGGTCAAGGCGCCGTTCTTCGGCGACCGGCGCAAGGCGTTCCTGGACGACCTGGCCGTCGTCACCGCGGGCACCGTGGTGAACCCCGACATCGGCATCGGGCTGCGCGAGGCCGGGCTCGACGTGCTCGGCGTCGCCCGCCGCATCGTGGTCGGCAAGGACGAGACCACCATCATCGACGGTGCGGGCACCGCCGACGACATCGCCGCCCGCAGCGCGCAGCTGCGCCGGGAGATCGAGGCGACCGAATCCGACTGGGACCGGGAGAAGCTCGAGGAGCGGCTGGCCAAGCTGGCGGGCGGCGTCGCGGTGATCCGGGTCGGCGCGGCCACCGAGACCGCGCTCAAGGAGCGCAAGTACCGGGTGGACGACGCGGTCGCGGCGGCCAAGGCGGCCGTGGCCGAGGGCATCGTGCCCGGCGGCGGCACCGCGCTGGTGCTGGCCGGGGCCGAGCTGGAGGCGCTGCGCGATTCGCTCTCCGGCGACGAGGCCGTCGGCGTCGAGGTGGTCAGGCAGGCGCTGCGCGCGCCGCTGTACTGGATCGCCAGCAATGCCGGGCTGGACGGCGCGGTCGTGGTCAGCAAGGTCATCGAGGGGAAGCAGGGGTTCAACGCGGCCACTCTCACCTACGGTGACCTGCTCGCCGAGGGCGTCGTCGACCCGGTCCGGGTCACCCGCTCCGCGGTGGTCAACGCGGCCTCGGTCGCGCGCATGGTGCTCACCACCGAGAGCGCGATCGTCGAGAAGCCCGTCGCCGACGAGGGTGATCACTCGCACCACGGGCACAATCACTGA
- a CDS encoding sigma-70 family RNA polymerase sigma factor → MTARPSAAGGDAFRRAASPPGTGTATTARAAENLELAQLLRGCGRADQAAFAELYDRTSARVFGLVLRVLQDAGYAEETTQEVYLQIWRTASGFDPAKGSALTWLMTLAHRRAVDRVRAEQAHSQRENTYGSRVLGYDFDEVTEEVERRLEQQAVVAGLATLTETQREAISLAYYGGRTYAEVARHLGVGLPTVKSRIRDGLTRLKRSLGVP, encoded by the coding sequence GTGACGGCGCGGCCTTCGGCCGCAGGGGGCGATGCGTTCCGGAGAGCAGCCTCCCCACCGGGAACGGGCACTGCTACGACGGCGCGCGCGGCGGAGAATCTCGAGCTCGCACAGCTGCTACGCGGCTGCGGCCGCGCCGACCAGGCGGCGTTCGCCGAGCTCTACGACCGGACGAGCGCGCGGGTGTTCGGGCTGGTGCTCCGGGTGCTGCAGGACGCCGGCTACGCCGAGGAGACGACCCAGGAGGTCTATCTCCAGATCTGGCGCACCGCCTCCGGCTTCGACCCGGCCAAGGGCTCGGCGCTGACCTGGCTGATGACCCTGGCGCACCGGCGCGCGGTCGACCGGGTGCGCGCGGAGCAGGCGCACAGCCAGCGCGAGAACACCTACGGCAGCCGGGTACTCGGGTACGACTTCGACGAGGTCACCGAGGAGGTGGAACGCAGGCTGGAGCAGCAGGCCGTGGTCGCCGGGCTCGCCACGCTGACCGAGACGCAGCGCGAGGCGATCTCGCTCGCCTACTACGGCGGCCGGACCTACGCGGAGGTGGCTCGCCATCTCGGCGTAGGCTTGCCTACGGTCAAGTCCCGCATACGGGACGGGCTCACTCGCCTGAAGAGAAGTTTGGGGGTGCCGTGA
- a CDS encoding WhiB family transcriptional regulator has product MPMPTHLPGPNADVWDWQMRGSCRGVDSAVFFHPDGERGRARTAREMRAKEICRTCPVLMQCRSHALKVSEPYGIWGGMSETERELHARRNRRRMTV; this is encoded by the coding sequence ATGCCCATGCCCACCCACCTCCCCGGGCCGAACGCCGATGTCTGGGATTGGCAGATGCGCGGCTCCTGCCGCGGAGTGGATTCGGCGGTGTTCTTCCACCCCGACGGAGAGCGCGGCCGCGCCCGCACCGCGCGGGAGATGCGCGCCAAGGAGATCTGCCGGACCTGCCCGGTCCTCATGCAGTGCCGCTCGCACGCGCTCAAGGTGAGCGAGCCGTACGGCATCTGGGGCGGAATGTCCGAGACCGAGCGCGAGCTGCACGCCAGGCGCAACCGGCGGCGGATGACGGTCTGA
- a CDS encoding sigma-70 family RNA polymerase sigma factor, with protein MTHSGEELDLAVTAAAQGDRSALAQVLALVRPLVVRYCRARIGAAERGQLSADDVAQEVCLAVMTALPRYQDQGRPFMAFVYGIASHKVADAHRNAARNKAEAMAEVPDVISTDQGPEQRALDSETSRQMNRLLATLPEKHREILILRLVMGLSAEETAVAVGSTAGAIRVAQHRALAKLKSQVARAGEMYG; from the coding sequence ATGACGCACTCGGGCGAAGAGTTGGACCTCGCCGTCACTGCCGCTGCGCAGGGCGACAGATCCGCTTTAGCTCAGGTACTCGCACTGGTCCGACCACTGGTGGTTCGTTACTGCCGGGCGCGGATCGGCGCCGCGGAGCGCGGCCAGCTCTCCGCCGACGACGTCGCGCAGGAGGTCTGTCTGGCCGTGATGACGGCGCTGCCCCGGTATCAGGATCAGGGCAGACCCTTCATGGCCTTCGTGTACGGAATCGCTTCGCACAAGGTCGCCGACGCCCATCGGAACGCCGCCCGTAACAAGGCGGAGGCGATGGCCGAAGTACCAGATGTCATATCCACCGACCAGGGACCGGAGCAACGGGCTCTCGATTCCGAGACGAGCAGGCAGATGAACCGTCTGCTCGCGACTCTTCCGGAGAAGCATCGAGAGATTCTGATCCTCCGGCTGGTCATGGGTTTGTCAGCGGAAGAAACCGCGGTCGCCGTGGGCAGTACGGCGGGCGCGATACGGGTTGCCCAGCACAGGGCACTCGCGAAACTGAAGTCACAAGTGGCGAGGGCAGGTGAAATGTATGGCTAG
- a CDS encoding anti-sigma-D factor RsdA: MARDGERGDRKAWLGARNSGPYAGGTGDSGPVDIAAVRRDDALIDAIASDGPVQTDSPEEFQLAALLADWRAEVVAPPLPAAPDLDEIVAAVNQEIGARQVRVGGSAGRGGRLRLVRPLAGAAAALALVFGGMTAFSYSAEPGDPLWRVKEVVFSEQAQTTVVARADDELSQVQAALAQGDNDEARVLLDRVRTTAQQVDDPAKQDDLIERWNALVAELGKVAPEIASQITSTQSRPSEPKPSGQVPTTAPTKPGTTPDPSILGTQEPSTQDPGTVLPTKPTVPTQPEPTQPEPPQTQEPTQPEQPTPPAPTTIASPTAVPTAGGGGVPTQSVPTQSVPAVDTVPPVQVPVPAVPVTPAG; encoded by the coding sequence ATGGCTAGGGATGGCGAGCGCGGCGATCGAAAAGCGTGGCTCGGCGCGCGGAACAGCGGTCCCTATGCCGGGGGGACCGGTGACTCCGGTCCCGTCGATATCGCCGCGGTACGCCGCGACGACGCGCTCATCGACGCCATCGCCAGCGATGGACCGGTGCAGACCGACAGCCCGGAGGAGTTCCAGCTCGCGGCGCTGCTCGCGGATTGGCGCGCGGAAGTCGTCGCGCCACCCCTCCCGGCGGCGCCCGATCTCGACGAGATCGTGGCGGCAGTCAATCAGGAGATCGGGGCAAGGCAGGTACGGGTCGGCGGCTCGGCCGGGCGTGGCGGCAGGCTCCGGCTGGTGCGCCCGCTCGCGGGTGCGGCGGCCGCGCTGGCCCTCGTCTTCGGCGGGATGACGGCGTTCTCGTACAGCGCCGAGCCCGGCGACCCGCTCTGGCGGGTCAAGGAGGTCGTGTTCAGCGAACAGGCGCAGACCACCGTGGTGGCCCGCGCCGACGACGAGCTGAGCCAGGTGCAGGCGGCGCTTGCACAGGGCGACAACGACGAGGCGCGGGTGCTCCTCGACCGGGTGCGCACCACCGCGCAGCAGGTCGACGACCCGGCCAAGCAGGACGATCTGATCGAGCGCTGGAACGCATTGGTGGCGGAACTGGGGAAGGTCGCGCCCGAAATCGCCAGCCAGATCACCTCGACCCAGTCCAGGCCGTCGGAGCCGAAGCCGTCCGGGCAGGTGCCGACCACGGCGCCGACCAAGCCGGGTACCACCCCGGACCCGTCGATTCTCGGCACCCAGGAGCCGAGTACGCAGGATCCGGGCACCGTGCTGCCGACCAAGCCGACGGTCCCGACCCAGCCGGAGCCGACGCAGCCCGAGCCCCCGCAGACGCAGGAGCCGACCCAACCGGAACAGCCGACACCCCCGGCCCCCACCACGATCGCCTCGCCGACCGCGGTGCCGACCGCCGGGGGTGGTGGCGTGCCCACCCAGTCGGTGCCGACCCAGTCGGTGCCTGCGGTGGACACCGTGCCGCCGGTTCAGGTTCCCGTTCCGGCGGTTCCGGTCACCCCGGCGGGCTGA
- a CDS encoding DUF5319 domain-containing protein encodes MRDHLPPGLPPDPFAGDPSDPSAALDAIEPGEPLDPHERLAVEEDLADLAVYEALLAHRGIRGLVVSCEDCRQDHYHDWDMLRANLLQLLVDGTVRPHEPAYDPTPEAYVTWDYCRGYADASMNEAFHGDGFDGFDS; translated from the coding sequence GTGCGTGACCATCTACCACCTGGCTTGCCGCCGGATCCCTTCGCCGGAGACCCCTCCGACCCGTCCGCCGCGCTCGACGCCATCGAGCCCGGTGAGCCGCTGGATCCCCATGAGCGCCTCGCGGTCGAGGAAGATCTCGCCGACCTCGCTGTCTACGAAGCCCTGCTGGCGCACCGCGGCATCCGCGGGCTCGTGGTCAGCTGCGAGGACTGCAGGCAGGATCACTACCACGACTGGGACATGCTCCGCGCGAACCTGCTCCAACTGCTCGTCGACGGCACCGTCCGCCCGCACGAGCCCGCCTACGACCCGACCCCGGAGGCCTACGTCACCTGGGATTACTGCCGGGGATACGCGGACGCCTCGATGAACGAGGCCTTCCACGGCGACGGGTTCGACGGCTTCGACAGCTGA